Proteins encoded by one window of Fusobacterium sp.:
- the lptB gene encoding LPS export ABC transporter ATP-binding protein, with protein sequence MRSLVAQNLCKSYKKRTVVDNVSLEVNKGEIVGLLGPNGAGKTTTFYMITGIIKPESGKVYCDNADITAYPMFKRANLGIGYLAQEPSVFRNLTVEENIAAVLEMKGIVSKEQQEIIEKLMEEFKLTHVRKSLGYSLSGGERRRIEIARTIANNPSFILLDEPFAGVDPIAVEDIQQIIRYLRNRGLGILITDHSVRETLRITEKAYIMANGKVLISGTPEEISNDETARKIYLGEKFKLD encoded by the coding sequence ATGAGGAGTTTAGTAGCTCAGAATCTTTGTAAAAGCTATAAAAAAAGAACAGTAGTGGATAATGTCAGTCTTGAAGTAAACAAAGGGGAGATAGTAGGACTTCTTGGACCTAATGGAGCAGGAAAAACAACTACTTTCTATATGATAACTGGAATAATAAAACCTGAGAGTGGCAAAGTTTATTGTGATAATGCTGATATTACAGCTTATCCTATGTTTAAAAGGGCTAATCTTGGAATAGGATATCTAGCTCAGGAACCATCTGTTTTCAGAAATCTTACTGTAGAAGAAAATATTGCAGCAGTTCTTGAAATGAAAGGTATAGTTTCTAAAGAACAGCAAGAGATAATAGAAAAACTTATGGAAGAATTTAAACTTACTCATGTAAGAAAATCTTTAGGTTATTCATTATCTGGTGGTGAAAGAAGAAGAATAGAAATAGCCAGAACAATAGCAAATAATCCGAGTTTTATACTTTTAGATGAACCCTTTGCTGGAGTTGACCCAATAGCAGTTGAGGATATACAGCAGATAATAAGATATCTGAGAAACAGAGGATTAGGAATACTGATAACAGACCATAGTGTAAGAGAAACATTGCGTATTACAGAGAAAGCATATATAATGGCAAATGGAAAAGTTTTGATCAGTGGAACACCAGAAGAAATATCTAATGATGAGACAGCAAGAAAAATTTATTTAGGTGAAAAATTTAAATTAGATTAA